A stretch of DNA from Spirosoma endbachense:
GACCAAAACAGGCATCGTCAGTGTTGTTAAGGTCAGCGCAAATCCTGCCACATAGCCCAACTCCTGCCCCAGAACCTGAAGATGCAGCCATACCCAAAGCAGCCAAAACGAAAGGGGAACAGTCCGCTGATCCAAGACATCCAGCAATAGCCGGAATGTCGCCACCATGCACAGAACCGTCCAGTGATCGACACAGACGTTCATGTGCACAGGAAACTTCCAGATTGCATAGAAATTGAATACCGATACGATCAGGCCAAAAACAAATGCCTTTACCCGACCAAAACGAGGTTCGATCAGCGCAAACGTCCCAACGGCGGCAACGAGTAAACTATATACGTAATAGAACTGAAGGAATGGACCTGGCCCGTCAAACAGCCGATAGCACAAGGCGTACCAATAGTCGCGCTCGAACCCCCAGTCCAGAAAAACCTGATTGATACCGTACGGGTAAAACGTTTGGGTGTTGAACAGTGTCAGCTGAGGCAGCGGCCAGAGGGTCAGGTTTTTGCTGAAGAAATAACCGACATATTCATATTGGTCGGTATCGCTTCCGTCGGACAGCGGTAAACTGAAATCACCAACGGCCAGGCTTCCCAGCCCGGCCGTCAGACTAATTAATGCTATATACCAAAGCGTGTTTTTGCGCATCTACCACCGAATCAGGGCCGAACCCCACGTAAAGCCACTCCCAAACGCGGCTACGCAAAGTAAAGAACCATCTTCGATTTTTCCTTGCTCCCAGGCTTCGCATAACGCAATCGGAATGGATGCAGCCGTGGTATTCCCAAATTTATGAATGTTGTTGAACACTTTTTCGTCGGTTAGGCCCAGGCGTTTCTGAACCAGTTGCGCAATGCGAAGATTAGCCTGGTGCGGTACCAGCAGATCGATGTCCTTCGGCGACAGGTTCATTTCATCCAGCGCTTCCAGGATAACCTCCGGAAAACGCGTCACCGCATGGCGCAGAACCGTCTGGCCATTCATGTGCGGAATACTGGTATGGTCGTCGTGCAGCGAAATAAACTCTATTTCCTCCTCCGTAAACTTAAAATGGTCTTTTTCAAAGTAATAACCCGCATGGGCACCCGGATTGAAACACGCCAGTTCTTCGGCGTAGGTTCCATCAGCATGGAGGTGAGTCGTTAGAATACCCCTCCCAGGCTCATCACAGGGTTGAATGACAGCGGCCCCTGCTCCATCGCCAAACAGGATCGTCACATCACGCCCAGAAGGTGAAAAGTCCAGATTCCTCGAATGCGTTTCGGCCCCTACCACAAGCACATTTTTAAATTTCCCGGTTTTCACGTATTGGTCGGCAATCGAGAGGGCATAAATAAAACCCGAGCATTGATTCCGAATGTCCAGCGCGCCCATAGTCTGGTGCGTAATGCCAAGCTCACGCTGAAGCAATACGCCATTGCCAGGGAAATAATAGTCGGGGCTAAGCGTGGCAAAAATGATAAAATCAACGTCGGAGGGTAAAATACCCGCCCGGTCGATGGCGATGCGGGCAGCTGCGGCTCCCATCGTAGTAGTCGTTTCGCCATGTTTCTTTCGGTAATGACGTTGCTCGATACCCGTTCGTCCCTGTATCCAGTCTTCGGAAACATTGACCAGCGGTGCCAGCTCAACATTGGGCACCACCCGATCCGGAACATAATAGCCTAATCCGGCAATTCTCGCATTTTTCATCATATGTGTAAACAGACAGTGGGCACTTCTTCATCTCGAACAGCCAAAACGGTCAAAATTTGGTATCTTTGTGCATTATTTCGCAGTTATTTTATCCGTTCATATGGATTACAATCACCGCCAGACCGAACAGAAATGGCAACGGTTCTGGGACGATAACCATACCTACAAACCAGAAACTCATACGGTTCGTCCGAAGTACTACGTACTCGACATGTTTCCGTATCCATCGGGCGCGGGCCTGCACGTTGGGCACCCACTCGGCTACATTGCATCCGACATCGTGTCGCGCTACAAACGGCTGAAAGGCTTTAATGTGCTGCATCCCATGGGTTTCGACTCATTTGGTCTACCAGCCGAACAGTATGCCATCCAAACAGGACAGCATCCGGCCGTAACGACTGAGCAGAACCTGACCCGCTATATCGAACAACTCAAAAACATCGGTTTCAGTTATGACTGGACCCGCGAAGTTCGTACGTCCGATCCAGCGTTCTATAAATGGACGCAGTGGATCTTCATGGAGTTGTTCCGCAGTTGGTACAACAAGGACACGGACCGGGCCGAACCGATTGAGACCCTGACGGATAAGTTTGCCACCAACGGCACAACTGATGTCAATGCGGTTTGCGACGATGACGTTCCAACATTCACTGCCGCCGAATGGAATGCCATGTCGACGCGGGAGTCCTACGAGATAACCTTAAAATATCGCCTGACCTATCTGGCGGAAGCCGTTGTAAACTGGTGCCCGGCATTAGGTACCGTTCTGGCAAACGACGAAGTAAAAGACGGTGTATCGGAGCGGGGTGGCTACCCGGTCGAGCAGAAGCTGATGCGCCAGTGGATGATGCGGATCACGGCCTATGCCGATCGATTGCTGACGGGTCTGGACACCATCGACTGGACCGAATCCCTGAAAGAACAGCAACGCAACTGGATCGGCAAATCAGTCGGGGCCAGTGTAAAATTCCCGGTTCGCTCGAAACAGCGCATTGGTGGCGAAGACGTATCCGTGCCTTCATCCTTCATTGAAGTCTTTACAACCCGTGTCGACACGATCTATGGCGTTTCGTTCATGGTGCTGGCTCCGGAGCATGAGTTGGTCGCTGACCTGACCACTCCCCAACAACAGGAAGCCGTTAAAGCCTATGTAGACGCGGCTAAACTCCGCTCCGAACGTGATCGTATGGCTGACACAAAAGCCGTTTCGGGTGTGTTTACGGGCAGTTATTGCATAAATCCGCTTAATGGCGAAGAGGTCCCGATCTATCTGGCCGATTATGTGCTGGCTGGTTATGGCACCGGTGCGGTCATGGCCGTTCCGTCGGGTGATCAGCGTGACTGGAACTTTGCGACTCATTTCGGATTGCCGATTATCCAGATTCTGGATGCGCAGAAGGACATCGACCAACAGGCTGATAACACAAAAGAAGGCCACTACATCAACTCGGGGATCATCAACGGACTGACCTACAAAGAAGCCACTTCCAGGCTGGTTGCCTGGCTGGAAGAACGAGGGCTCGGTCGGGGAAAGATTAATTTTCGGATGCGCGATGCGGTATTCAGCCGTCAGCGCTACTGGGGTGAACCGGTGCCCATATACTTCAAGGATGGCGGTTCGACGGGTCGATTACCCTATCTGATCGACGAAAGCGATTTGCCGTTGGAGTTGCCTGCTGTTGATAAGTACCTGCCTACCGAAACGGGCGAACCACCACTGGGCCGCGCTGAAGGCTGGAAATACAAGGGCGAGTATGACTACGAACTGAGCACGATGCCGGGCTGGGCGGGCTCGTCCTGGTACTGGTATCGCTACATGGACCCGCAGAACGATTCGGTTTTCGCCAGCAAAGAAGCCATTAATTACTGGCAGAACGTTGATCTTTACATCGGTGGAACCGAACACGCGACTGGCCACCTGCTTTACAGCCGTTTCTGGAACAAATTCCTGAAAGACCGTGGCTATGTCCCTCAGGAAGAGCCGTTCAGGAAGCTGATCAACCAGGGCATGATTCAGGGGCGGTCAAACTTTGTGTATCGTTTGAAAGGTACAGGGGTAGAAGGATCTCCACCCATTTTCATTTCTCTGGGCCAGGTTGGTAATCGCGAGGTTACTCCGTTGCATGTCGATGTAAATATCGTTGAAAACGATGTGCTCGACATTGACGCATTCAGGAAGTCCCGCCCGGATTTGACCGAGAATGCGGAGTTCATTCTGGAAGAGGATGGTCGCTATCTTGTTGGCGCAGAGGTTGAAAAGATGTCGAAATCGAAGTTCAACGTCGTCAATCCCGATATGATCGTGGAGAAATACGGCGCTGACGTATTGCGGTTATATGAAATGTTCCTCGGCCCGCTGGAGCAGGCTAAACCCTGGAATACCAACGGTATTGACGGTGTATATCGCTTCATCCGCAAGTTCTGGCGGCTATTTTATAAAGACAACGCTACCGGAGAAAGTCAATGGATTGTCACCGATGAGCAGCCGACACCCGCTGAGTTGAAAATCCTGCACAAGACAATTCAGAAAGCGGAAAGCGATATAGATGCGTACTCATTCAACACGTCGGTCAGTTCGTTCATGATCTGCGTGAATGAACTGGCAACGTTAAATTGCCACAAACGCGCCATTTTGCAGGATCTGGTGTTAATTCTATCACCTTATGCTCCCCACATTACGGAGGAGTTATGGGCCGCCTTGGGCAACGAACCGGGAACGATTTCTAAAGCAACGTTCCCAGCTTTCAACCCAAATTTTCTGGTTGAGGATGCGTTCGAATACCCGATCCAGATCAACGGCAAAGTTCGTACTACGATCAGTTTCGCCATCGACCGAGCGCCGACCGAAATCGAACGCGAAGTGCTGGCCGACGAAATCGTCCAGAAATGGCTGGAAGGCAAATCGCCGAAGAAAGTCGTTGTCGTACCGAAACGAATTGTTAACGTCGTAATCTAGATGAAGCGGGGTGATTTCGTAGGTCATAATGGTAAGCTATGACCTACGAAATCACCCCGCTTTTACTGATTCAGGGATTCGGATTTGATAACCCGAATCCCTTTTTGTTTAGTACCTTCACTCATTGGTGTGCTACGGTTTCTAATAATAGCACCCCAATGAGCGAAAGACCAATTTACAATGCTGCCAATTTTTTATCCCCTTTGGTCAGTTCATCACGAACCTGTGCCGCAATTTCGACCGAGTGCCGCCGTGCCTGATGATCATAAATTGGTACCGAAATAATCAATTCATCCGCTTTGGTCTGTTCAATCAGGTTTGCCAGTCCGCGCTGAACCGTTTCGGGCGAACCAACTGCCGAGCAGCTAAGTACCTGTTCGATACCCGCCAGCTCATAATCCGGCCAAAGGGCGGTCAGGTCATCAACTGGAGGTTGCATCTGACGGGCTTTCCCGCGACGAATGTGCAGAAACTGTTGTTGAACCGATGTGAACAGGCGTTCTGCTTCCTGATCCGTATCAGCCGCAACCACATTCACCGCGACCATTGCATAGGGTTCTTTCAGGTACTCAGATGGTTTAAATCGCGATCGATATACTTCCAGCGCCCGCATTAACTGCGTTGGTGAGAAATGAGAAGCAAACGCATAGGGCAAACCGAGCATGGCGGCCAGTTGTGCTCCAAATAAGCTCGAACCCAAAATCCAGACAGGAATAGCCAGCCCTACGCCCGGTATGGCCTGCACAAACTGATTCGATTCATCGGGTTGAAAATAGTGCATCAATTCAACAACATCCTGCGGAAACGTATCGACATCAGTAGCCTCACGGCGCAGCGCCCTCGCGGTTACCTGATCAGCACCGGGAGCACGGCCCAATCCGAGATCGATCCGTCCCGGATAAAGAGACTCCAGCGTACCAAACTGCTCGGCAATCACCAGGGGCGAATGGTTGGGTAACATGATACCGCCCGCTCCTACCCGGATCGTTGTTGTGCCACCGGCGATATAACCGATAACAACCGAAGTTGCCGCGCTGGCTATTCCCGGCATGTTATGGTGTTCGGCGACCCAGTAGCGATTAAAGCCCAGTTGCTCGGCATGCAGGGCAAGGTCCAGTGAATTATGCAAAGCCTGCGTAGGTGTGCTACCGGCTACTATGGGTGAAAGATCCAGAATTGAAAAGGGAATCATACTTCGTTGATGTTATCAGGGCATTCGCCCGAAGCCGTGCCACCGCAGCCGGTCGCAACGGCGGACCGTGGTTTGTGTATGCGATCTAGTTAACCGTGGCACGGCTCCGGGCGAATGCCCTGGTTATTAAATTCATTAAAAGAATAGCCCATAAAAATGGAGATGGTCAATTCTTGCAGCGTGGCAACCGGAAACGGTTATGAATTCTGGCGCTGACGCTCTATTTTCACGGCGTTTATAGGATTAGATACACCCTGTATTCATCAATTAATCGTTAAATCACTGCTTCAGCAACAATACCACTTATCAGAACGGTTCCTTGGTTTATAGAGCGCCATAGCGCTTTCCGGGAAATCCTGCTGCTTTTTTTATGCGCATGACTATAAAATACGTCCTACTCTTTGGCTTAGGATACAGCCTGGCGACCTGTTCACCAGCAACTTACACTAAAATTCCAACGGGAGGTGGCCCGGCGTTTTTCAGCTATAAACCCAACAACGGCCCGGCCAAAATTTCGGCCCACCGGGGCGGAGGTGATTTGACAGGCTACCCCGAAAACTGCATTGAATCGTTCGCGTTTCTGGCTAAAAAGTTACCCGTCATTATTGAGTGTGATATTGACCTGACCAAAGACAGCGTCATGGTGATGATGCACGATGCCACACTCGACCGTACAACGACCGCTACGGGCAAACTGATCGACAGAACCTACGCCGAGCTAGCCCAATACCAGCTGGAAGACAACATGGGAAACGCAACGCCATACAAAATTCCTACGCTGGAAGAAGTGCTCAATTGGGGGAAAGGGAAGGTTGCGTTTACGCTCGATGTCAAACGCAATGTGTCCTTTGAAAAGGTCGTAAATATGGTTCGCAAAACCGGGATGAGCGACTATGCGGCCGTTATCACCTACAATGCCCAGGATGCGGCCAAACTCAATAAGCTCGATCCGAATTTAATGATTTCGGTCACGATCCGGAATCACGCGGAATATGATCGGCTTCACGAACTGGGTATTCCCGACAATCGGATGGTTGCCTTTGTTGGCGTTAAAGAACCTGAAGTTGAGCTGTATCAATTTCTGCATCAGAAAGGGATAGCCTGCATTCTGGGCACCCTGGGAAACCTCGACAAACAGGCTGCGGCCAAAGGCGATCAGGTTTATAAGAAATTCGCCGAAAACGGGGCCGACATCATGTCAACGGATCGACCACTGGAAGTCTGGCAAGCGGTGAAATGAGGTTTGTGAGTTCTGGTCACCTGTTTGAGTCGTCAAGCCAGTTCACCGTGCTTTCTTTTGTCCTATTTTTCAGTCCGCTAATCGTTCTGGCTCATTTGCTTCAGGCGTGTTCCAGCCCACGGAATGACCGAGTTCTCGATTATTCCGTGGGCTGGGCGCCATCAACACAGGTTCCGAAATGACATTGTCAAAACTGCTGGCAACGGCGTTGTCGTTTGAGGTTCCGGTTCTTGCCACCAAACTGAAAAAGGGAATCGAATCCATACCAGATGCTGATTTCGTGGGCTCCACCTGTCGCATACCGCATGGATGACAGCGTAACATCATAACTATACTGAACCATCAATTGATCGAACTGAAAGGCGATGATACCGACCAGCGCGTCATTCTGAAAGGTTGTTTGCCCTATTTTTCGAAGCGGAATACCCCTATACCAGAGCCCCAGCATCAAAGGCGAATAAATGAGATTCAGCCCAACATCCAATTGCAGATTATTACCCTGCTGGCGCAGATAACCAGTCAGACCAATGGATTGATCGCGGTTTTGCTGATGCGCGTATCCCTTATTCCAGACACGGCCCTCAAACGGCAATTTGATACCGGCCATACCACTAATGCGTTGGCCAAGCCAATCGCCCCGAAGTTGCGAACGCCCGATGTGATTGACCGTAAGCCCGGCCCAGTACGAAGCCAGATTATCGCCCAATTCATGCTCAAACAGCAGACCGCCCGTAAAATCGACACTTTTCCGCGTAAACGTCCCTTGCGACAACGGGTCGTTGCTCACCTGATTAACCAGCCCTCCCAATGCATACTGATCAGCAAACGACATACCGCCCGGATTGATCTGGTTACCAATATAGGCCGCCTGTAGCCCAAAAATAAGTCGGGCTTCCCGATCAGAATCCTGCATCAATGGCAGCATATACGATGCCTGGCCGCTAACCTGCGTGGTCTGAAAAGCACTCCCCTGCCAATCACCAATAAGCTGAACACCGGCCCCCAGCCGATGGTCTTCATCGTAGGAGTCGAACGAAAAAGCTGCCGTATGATAGCTGGCCGGTAAGGCAGGCCACTGGCTTCGGTAATTCGCAATCAGTCGGGCTGATCCGGCACCGCCCGCAAACGCAGGATTGTGATAAATCGGGTTGGCGTAAAATTGGGAGAATTGCGGGTCCTGGGCAAAACCCGGTATTGACCAGCAGATCAGCAAAGCGCTTGATACAACGTTTCGGAGAAATGGGAGCATGTTACCTTTATGAATTGGAGTGGATTAACAAAGAAACGTCCGAAAAGTAGTTTCACCAACAATTTGGTTCACTATTGCCAGCGAGTTGAGTAAACGTCACTATCTTGCCTGCATCCACTCCTAATTCACAAATGCGAACCTCAACGCTTCGTCCGTCACTCAGCCACTTGGTGCTGATTATGCTTTTACCGGCTATCTCTGCATTGGGTCAGATCGGGCCATCGATTAAACCGAAAGACGGTCGCTACGACATCTGTCTGAAAGAAGGTCAGACCAAAATGACGGTTACAATTCTCCTCGATGTTCCATCGGGAGCAACCTGTGTTCTAAATAACTATAAGATCGAATGGGGTGACGGCAAGTCCGATCAAATCGTTTATGACCCGAACAAACTGGAGCTATCGCATGAGTACGATGTTAAGAACTTTGTCGAACAATGCTTGAATGACGACGATATAACCATAAAATTTAAGCAGACAGATAATTGCGGCTCGGGAAATCCAGCCAACAACAGTTTCGACATTACCTTCCGAAATACGCCCCGGCCCAAATTTACAGCCTCACCCATTTGTGCAGGCCAACAAATTACCCTCCAGAACCAGACTTGTCCACTCAGCAGTCAGAACACTTACTCCTGGACTTTTGGTGACCAGGGCCCGCCTAGTTCCAGCAACAGCCACACCTATGCCAACAAAGGCACATACACGGCAACGCTAAGCGTATCGGGTGTTTGTGGGACCAGCGGCCCTTATTCGGCACCTATCGAGGTCTTAGAAAAAGCAAAAGCGGCTATTGCCGATTCGGGAGCCGTCAAAATGAGTAACGATACGGCATTCGTTTGCCTGACCAGCGGGGCAATCCTGCGCTTCGATGGCACAAATTCTACCGGAGCTACCAGCTATAACTGGAACATTCCGGGATCAGTCACTTATCTGGATAAAACCAACGGCAATTCACCTAAACCTAAAGTTCAATTTACCAAAGCCGGCGATTACACCGTAACGCTTAGTGTTGATAATCCGTGTCGTATTCCAAGTCAGGTCAAATTTGTTGTCCGGGTGCTGGATTTGCCAAGTCCCACGCTAAAAGCGCAGCCCAATGTTTGTGAGCCGTTCACCTATACCGTCGCGAATCCTATTGCCGGAGCTACCTATACGCTCAATGGGCAACCTTTCGACCCCATTGTAGGCGTCCCATTAGCACTAACGCCAACTGCCTATGTTGTTTCAGCGTCCACCGCGAACATCTGCGGTTCCCGACCTGTCTCAATTACATTTTTTGTCAATAAACCCAGCGATGTAAAGATCACCTCGTTACCAAAGTCATCTACCGTCTGTGCAAACAGTAATCCGATAAAGCTAAAGGCGGATCAACCCGGAGGAACCTGGACCCTGAAAAATACCATATCGGGCATACAACTTAACGCAAAAGCAGGCGATACAACGCTGGTCGTTGGCGGTAGCGGCACGGTCCAGCTCGAATATTCACTTGGTCAGGGCGCCTGCCGCGTAACTGACCAGGTTGAGGTGACAGTTTCGGGCGTTGGCGTTTCGGCCAGTAACATTACAGCCTGCGCCAGCGAAGGACGAGTCAAGCTATCGGGCAGCCCGGCGGGAGGAACCTGGACAACGACTGATTGCTCGGGTTGCATCCGGAACGATTCGCTCATTTTAAGCGGACTCACAAACAACCTGTTCCGATTTACGTATCAGGTAAGCAATGCTGGTGGCTGTCAGGCTTCAGCTAATTTTACGGTTACAGTTGGGCAACCCAAGGCCGCATTCTCCATCACTGGTCAGTGCAGCGATAAACCGGTCACCGTCAACAACACCTCAACCGGAGCCGACACTTACGAGTGGATTGTCAACAGTATGACCATCGCAACTGGTCGGCAACCAACGTTAACCCTACCGGCTGGTCCTCAAACGGTAACCTTGCGGGTTAAATCCGGAGGTTGCCAGAACGAATCCCAGCAGGCCGTAACCCTAACGGCTCCCCCTCCAGCCGTGAGTCTGACACCAAATAATCCAACGGGCTGTGCGCCCCTGGCCGTTACGTTCGCGGTCAATGGCACTGCTCAGGCTGGTGTTACCTACCGCTGGAATTATGGCGACGGTGCGACCGCCACTGATTTCACGGCAACAAGTCATACCTATCAGAACTCCGGGCAAACAACACGGACCTACACGGCAACCTTAACAGCGGCCAACGGATGCGGATCGCAAACTGCGACCACGGGTCTTACCGTTCGACCGCTAGCTTTTGCTGAAATCGGCGTCGATTCGACCAATGTTCGCTGCACACCCGCAACCATCCGTTTCTCGAACCGCTCCGTTGGGCAGGGACAAACCAGCCTGTGGAATTTTGGGGATGGTTCTTCCCGCCAAACCACGCAGGATACCATTTTGCATCTCTTCTCGGCCCGCGATTCAGCCCGAACGTTCCGGGTTAGCCTCATTGTCCAGAACAGTTGTGGCCGCGATACAGATGCCGTTTCGATTCGGGTCTATCCGAGTCTTGTGCGCCCCCTGTTTAACATGTCGAACGCGCGTCCGTGTGCGGGAGAAGCTATTCAGTTTACCGATGCGACCGTTCCGCGCCCAACGTCCTGGGTATGGCGATTCAGCGATGGAACCACCGAAACAAGCCCGAATCCGCAACATCGTTTTCCCGATGCGAATAAAACCTATACGATTACCCTGATCGCGTATACGCCCTGCGGGTATGATTCCCTACGCCGAACCATCCAGACAACCTCTCCACCACCGGCGAGTTTCGCCCTGGCAGCTCCGTATGTGTGCCGTGGTCTGGCAGTCGCTTTCACCAATAAAAGCAATCCGGCGAATCGATTCCGCTGGAATTTTGGCGATGGCTCCCCGATCGATTCGGTCAATTTTTCCCCCAAGCACATTTTTTCCGGTACACAAACCAATTACAACGTTACGCTAACCGTAATAGGCGCTACACCCGGTTGCTCTTCAACATTAGCCCAACCGGTCAGTGTTCGGGATGCGCCAAAACCCGATTTTAGCATTGAAGGAGGAGCCGATGTATGTACACCTGGCCCTGTACGGCTCATTAGCACCGACCCCAAGGCCACGCAATTTCGCTGGCAACTCAGTAATGGGCAGGTCCTGACAACACCCAAACCAGAATTGGCGCTACCGCCAGGCCGATATGATGTTAAATTGACCGTCAGCTACGATCAGGGTGTTTGCGCCGATTCCAGTACTCGCCCCGACGCCATAAATGTACTCCCCTGCGAAGTTGTGGCACCCGAAGCGTTTACCCCCAATTCGGATGGGATCGGCGATACATGGACACTCTTCGGCGACACGGGCGTAACGCGTATTGAACGACTGCGCATCTGGAATCGATGGGGCGAACTTATTTTCGACGCCAGTGATATTCCCCTGAACAGCAGTAATCCAGGTGAATGCTGGGACGGAACGAATCGGGGCATTCGGATGCCTACGGGACAATACCCTTACGAAGCCGATGTTATCCTTCAGGGGGCTAATCACCAGAAACGAGTGGGCAGTATTGCGCTGATACGCTGAGTCGTATACGAAATTTGTCAGTAATTTGTATTTACACAACTCATTACTGTATCTTTGCACCCTCACACTTCGTTAAACTAAAGCGGCACTTTATTGTGCCGCTTTTCATAAATACACAAATCTATTTATTCGATAGAATTTAAGCACTATGAATAGTCAGGACGAGACCGAACTGGCATCAACCGGAGCAACGGTCGCATCGACTGCCCTTCCAATTGATCTTAACGGCTTAAAAATCAACTTACAGGGTGATCTGAATCGAACAGCAGCACAAGCAATTGCGCTTCGGGCTGCTTTTCCTGACGCTCAGATCATTACAACGGCCGATTCTACTCCCCGATTTCAGCAGCCATTACTCCGGCGTCGAACCCGTACCGAAATTGCCATCTACGTTTTCGCGGCACTCGCTCTGATGATCGTTGGTCATCTGCTATTCAGCTATTTTACGCTGGATCGGTTGACGTTGCTCGCCAATGCCATTGATCTTACACCTGACATTTTTTATTTTATACTGGCTGGCTTTGTCGCGCAAATGATTGATGGTGCGCTGGGTATGGCCTATGGCGTTACCGCCACCACTTTTCTAACCAGCGTTGGGATCAGTCCGGTTTTTGCAACAGCCAGTGTGCACAGCTCCGAAATTTTCACGTCCGGCGTTTCGGGCTATATGCACCTAAAATTCGGCAACGTAAATAGCCGGCTATTTAAAATTGTGCTCATTCCAGGCGTCATTGGAGCGGCACTCGGAGCCTTTCTGATCACCAAACTGGCTGATATGGAAATCGTGTCCAAGTATCTCTCTCCTGCAATCTCGGTCTATACCGCCATTTTGGGTATTCTTATTCTCCAAAAAGCCCTTGTTAAACGGACGAAGAAAAAACCGGTTCGTCAGATTGGGCTGCTGGCCTGGTTTGGTGGTTTTGTCGATGCCATTGGTGGAGGTGGCTGGGGACCAATTGTGAACACGACGCTGATCGCTTCGGGCCGGCACCCGCGCTATACCATTGGCTCAGTCAACCTGGCCGAGTTTTTTGTGTCCTTTGCCTCATCAGTCGTGTTTGCCCTCTACGCCGGACTAGGGAATTATGGCCTTGTTATTTTAGGTTTGATTCTCGGGGGTATGATTGCGGCTCCCATTGCGGCTATGCTGTCGCAGAAACTACCCGTTAAAACGATGATGATTTTAGTCGGAATCGTGGTGATTTTGGTAAGTTTGCGCAAAATTATTCTATTCTTCTAGTAGCTGGGCCAAGCGGGAACTTCGCCTGTCAAATTACGCGGGCCAAACTGAAATCTGGCTCAGATAAGTATGAAAAAACAAACCAAAGCCATCCGTACTCAGGCGCAGAAATCGCAGAATCGCGAACATTCTGTACCGCTATATCTAACATCGAGTTTTGCCTTTGAAAGTGCCGAACAGGGAAAAGCATTGTTCGAAGAAACCGAAGAGGGAAATATCTACTCGCGCTTCTCGAACCCGAACGTGACCGAGTTTGTCGATAAGGTCTGCATGCTGGAAAATGCCGAAGATGGCATTGCCACCGGAACGGGCATGGCGGCCGTG
This window harbors:
- a CDS encoding 3-oxoacyl-ACP synthase III family protein, translated to MKNARIAGLGYYVPDRVVPNVELAPLVNVSEDWIQGRTGIEQRHYRKKHGETTTTMGAAAARIAIDRAGILPSDVDFIIFATLSPDYYFPGNGVLLQRELGITHQTMGALDIRNQCSGFIYALSIADQYVKTGKFKNVLVVGAETHSRNLDFSPSGRDVTILFGDGAGAAVIQPCDEPGRGILTTHLHADGTYAEELACFNPGAHAGYYFEKDHFKFTEEEIEFISLHDDHTSIPHMNGQTVLRHAVTRFPEVILEALDEMNLSPKDIDLLVPHQANLRIAQLVQKRLGLTDEKVFNNIHKFGNTTAASIPIALCEAWEQGKIEDGSLLCVAAFGSGFTWGSALIRW
- the leuS gene encoding leucine--tRNA ligase; translated protein: MDYNHRQTEQKWQRFWDDNHTYKPETHTVRPKYYVLDMFPYPSGAGLHVGHPLGYIASDIVSRYKRLKGFNVLHPMGFDSFGLPAEQYAIQTGQHPAVTTEQNLTRYIEQLKNIGFSYDWTREVRTSDPAFYKWTQWIFMELFRSWYNKDTDRAEPIETLTDKFATNGTTDVNAVCDDDVPTFTAAEWNAMSTRESYEITLKYRLTYLAEAVVNWCPALGTVLANDEVKDGVSERGGYPVEQKLMRQWMMRITAYADRLLTGLDTIDWTESLKEQQRNWIGKSVGASVKFPVRSKQRIGGEDVSVPSSFIEVFTTRVDTIYGVSFMVLAPEHELVADLTTPQQQEAVKAYVDAAKLRSERDRMADTKAVSGVFTGSYCINPLNGEEVPIYLADYVLAGYGTGAVMAVPSGDQRDWNFATHFGLPIIQILDAQKDIDQQADNTKEGHYINSGIINGLTYKEATSRLVAWLEERGLGRGKINFRMRDAVFSRQRYWGEPVPIYFKDGGSTGRLPYLIDESDLPLELPAVDKYLPTETGEPPLGRAEGWKYKGEYDYELSTMPGWAGSSWYWYRYMDPQNDSVFASKEAINYWQNVDLYIGGTEHATGHLLYSRFWNKFLKDRGYVPQEEPFRKLINQGMIQGRSNFVYRLKGTGVEGSPPIFISLGQVGNREVTPLHVDVNIVENDVLDIDAFRKSRPDLTENAEFILEEDGRYLVGAEVEKMSKSKFNVVNPDMIVEKYGADVLRLYEMFLGPLEQAKPWNTNGIDGVYRFIRKFWRLFYKDNATGESQWIVTDEQPTPAELKILHKTIQKAESDIDAYSFNTSVSSFMICVNELATLNCHKRAILQDLVLILSPYAPHITEELWAALGNEPGTISKATFPAFNPNFLVEDAFEYPIQINGKVRTTISFAIDRAPTEIEREVLADEIVQKWLEGKSPKKVVVVPKRIVNVVI
- a CDS encoding LLM class flavin-dependent oxidoreductase; this encodes MIPFSILDLSPIVAGSTPTQALHNSLDLALHAEQLGFNRYWVAEHHNMPGIASAATSVVIGYIAGGTTTIRVGAGGIMLPNHSPLVIAEQFGTLESLYPGRIDLGLGRAPGADQVTARALRREATDVDTFPQDVVELMHYFQPDESNQFVQAIPGVGLAIPVWILGSSLFGAQLAAMLGLPYAFASHFSPTQLMRALEVYRSRFKPSEYLKEPYAMVAVNVVAADTDQEAERLFTSVQQQFLHIRRGKARQMQPPVDDLTALWPDYELAGIEQVLSCSAVGSPETVQRGLANLIEQTKADELIISVPIYDHQARRHSVEIAAQVRDELTKGDKKLAAL
- a CDS encoding glycerophosphodiester phosphodiesterase family protein, with the protein product MTIKYVLLFGLGYSLATCSPATYTKIPTGGGPAFFSYKPNNGPAKISAHRGGGDLTGYPENCIESFAFLAKKLPVIIECDIDLTKDSVMVMMHDATLDRTTTATGKLIDRTYAELAQYQLEDNMGNATPYKIPTLEEVLNWGKGKVAFTLDVKRNVSFEKVVNMVRKTGMSDYAAVITYNAQDAAKLNKLDPNLMISVTIRNHAEYDRLHELGIPDNRMVAFVGVKEPEVELYQFLHQKGIACILGTLGNLDKQAAAKGDQVYKKFAENGADIMSTDRPLEVWQAVK
- a CDS encoding PorP/SprF family type IX secretion system membrane protein, with amino-acid sequence MLPFLRNVVSSALLICWSIPGFAQDPQFSQFYANPIYHNPAFAGGAGSARLIANYRSQWPALPASYHTAAFSFDSYDEDHRLGAGVQLIGDWQGSAFQTTQVSGQASYMLPLMQDSDREARLIFGLQAAYIGNQINPGGMSFADQYALGGLVNQVSNDPLSQGTFTRKSVDFTGGLLFEHELGDNLASYWAGLTVNHIGRSQLRGDWLGQRISGMAGIKLPFEGRVWNKGYAHQQNRDQSIGLTGYLRQQGNNLQLDVGLNLIYSPLMLGLWYRGIPLRKIGQTTFQNDALVGIIAFQFDQLMVQYSYDVTLSSMRYATGGAHEISIWYGFDSLFQFGGKNRNLKRQRRCQQF